Proteins from one Burkholderia oklahomensis C6786 genomic window:
- a CDS encoding NADP-dependent malic enzyme: protein MSTTSSSSKEKLREAALDYHEFPTPGKVAIAPTKQMINQRDLALAYSPGVAFACEEIVENPLNAARFTARSNLVGVVTNGTAVLGLGNIGPLASKPVMEGKAVLFKKFAGIDVFDIELNESDPHKLVDVIAALEPTFGGINLEDIKAPDCFIVERESRKRMKIPVFHDDQHGTAIVVAAAVTNGLKVVGKSIKEVKLVASGAGAAALACLDLLVDLGLPIENITVTDLAGVVYKGRTELMDPDKERFARETGGRTLSDVIGGADIFLGLSAGGVLKADMVKGMAERPLILALANPTPEILPEVALEVRPDAVLATGRTDYPNQVNNVLCFPFIFRGALDVGATTITREMEIAAVNAIAELAQQEQSDIVATAYGIQDLSFGPEYLIPKPFDPRLIVKIAPAVAQAAMDGGVATRPIEDMDAYKVHLQQFVYHSGTTMKPVFQLARSAPAEKKRVVFAEGEEERVLRAVQIVVDEKLAKPILIGRPTVIEHRIQRYGLRLTPGVDFTIVNTEHDERYRDFWQTYFKMMSRKGISEQLARVEMRRRTTLIGSMLVKKGEADGMICGTISTTHRHLHFIDQVIGKREGCSVYGAMNALVLPGRQIFLVDTHVNVDPTPEQLAEITIMAAEEVRRFGIEPKVALLSHSNFGTSNAPSAQKMRDTLAILHERAPELQVDGEMHGDVALDAALRKEILPESTLEGEANLLVLPNIDAANIAYNLLKTAAGNNIAIGPILLGAAQPVHVLTESATVRRIVNMTALLVADVNAAR from the coding sequence ATGTCCACCACGTCCTCCTCTTCCAAAGAAAAGCTCCGCGAAGCCGCCCTCGACTACCACGAATTCCCGACGCCGGGCAAAGTTGCGATCGCGCCGACCAAGCAGATGATCAACCAGCGCGATCTCGCGCTCGCCTATTCGCCGGGCGTCGCGTTCGCGTGCGAGGAGATCGTCGAGAACCCGCTGAACGCCGCGCGCTTCACCGCGCGCAGCAATCTCGTCGGCGTCGTGACGAACGGCACCGCGGTGCTCGGCCTCGGCAACATCGGCCCGCTCGCGTCGAAGCCGGTGATGGAAGGCAAGGCCGTCCTCTTCAAGAAGTTCGCCGGGATCGACGTGTTCGACATCGAGCTCAACGAGTCCGATCCGCACAAGCTCGTCGACGTGATCGCCGCGCTCGAACCGACGTTCGGCGGGATCAACCTCGAGGACATCAAGGCGCCGGACTGCTTCATCGTCGAGCGCGAAAGCCGCAAGCGGATGAAGATTCCCGTGTTCCACGACGACCAGCACGGCACGGCGATCGTCGTCGCGGCGGCGGTCACGAACGGGCTGAAGGTCGTCGGCAAGAGCATCAAGGAGGTCAAGCTCGTCGCGTCGGGCGCAGGCGCCGCGGCGCTCGCGTGTCTCGACCTGCTCGTCGACCTCGGCCTGCCGATCGAGAACATCACGGTCACGGACCTGGCGGGCGTCGTCTACAAGGGCCGCACCGAGCTGATGGATCCGGACAAGGAGCGTTTCGCGCGCGAAACCGGCGGGCGCACGCTGTCGGACGTGATCGGCGGCGCGGACATTTTCCTCGGCCTGTCGGCGGGCGGCGTGCTGAAGGCGGACATGGTGAAGGGGATGGCCGAGCGGCCGCTGATCCTCGCGCTCGCGAATCCGACTCCGGAAATCCTGCCGGAAGTCGCGCTCGAAGTGCGGCCGGACGCCGTGCTCGCGACGGGCCGCACCGACTATCCGAACCAGGTCAACAACGTCCTGTGCTTCCCGTTCATCTTCCGCGGCGCGCTCGACGTCGGCGCGACGACGATCACGCGCGAGATGGAGATCGCCGCCGTCAATGCGATCGCCGAGCTCGCGCAGCAGGAGCAGAGCGACATCGTCGCGACCGCTTACGGGATCCAGGATCTGTCGTTCGGTCCCGAATATCTGATTCCGAAGCCGTTCGATCCGCGCCTCATCGTGAAGATCGCGCCCGCCGTCGCGCAGGCGGCGATGGACGGCGGCGTCGCGACTCGTCCGATCGAGGACATGGACGCGTACAAGGTCCACCTGCAGCAGTTCGTCTACCACAGCGGCACGACGATGAAGCCGGTGTTCCAGCTCGCGCGCAGCGCGCCCGCCGAGAAGAAGCGGGTGGTGTTCGCGGAAGGCGAGGAAGAGCGCGTGCTGCGCGCGGTGCAGATCGTCGTCGACGAGAAGCTCGCGAAGCCGATCCTGATCGGCCGGCCGACCGTGATCGAGCACCGGATCCAGCGCTACGGCCTGCGTCTCACGCCGGGCGTCGACTTCACGATCGTCAACACCGAGCACGACGAGCGCTACCGCGATTTCTGGCAGACCTACTTCAAGATGATGTCCCGCAAGGGCATCAGCGAGCAGCTCGCGCGCGTCGAAATGCGCCGCCGCACGACGCTGATCGGCTCGATGCTCGTCAAGAAGGGCGAAGCGGACGGGATGATCTGCGGCACGATCAGCACGACGCACCGCCATCTGCACTTCATCGACCAGGTGATCGGCAAGCGCGAGGGCTGCAGCGTGTACGGCGCGATGAATGCGCTCGTGCTGCCGGGCCGCCAGATTTTCCTCGTCGACACGCACGTGAACGTCGATCCGACCCCGGAGCAACTGGCCGAGATCACGATCATGGCGGCGGAAGAAGTGCGCCGCTTCGGCATCGAGCCGAAGGTCGCGCTGCTGTCGCACTCGAACTTCGGCACGAGCAACGCGCCTTCCGCGCAGAAGATGCGCGATACGCTCGCGATCCTGCACGAGCGCGCGCCGGAGCTGCAAGTCGACGGCGAGATGCACGGCGACGTCGCACTCGATGCGGCGCTGCGCAAGGAAATCCTGCCGGAATCGACGCTCGAGGGCGAAGCGAACCTGCTCGTGCTGCCGAACATCGACGCGGCGAACATCGCGTACAACCTGCTGAAGACGGCCGCCGGCAACAACATCGCAATCGGGCCGATCCTGCTCGGCGCGGCGCAGCCGGTGCACGTGCTGACCGAGTCGGCGACGGTGCGCCGGATCGTCAACATGACGGCGCTGCTGGTTGCCGACGTGAACGCTGCGCGTTGA